The region TGCAGACAGCCTTACCGGCTCAAACGGCTTACGAGCATGTAACAAATACAAACCTTTACACCTTCATTGACGACCTGGCTGCCCTGCATCTTATTGATGTGACCACGGCCATTAAACCCTATTCCCGTAGCCAGATTGCAGTATGGTTGAAGCAAGCAGAGGCAAACCAGGAACAGTTGAGCAAGGCGCAGCGCGCAAGGCTCAAGGTTCACCTGCAGGAATATTCCCTTGAATCCGGAACGCTAAAAACCGGTCGGGCCAGCCTGTATCAAAAGGACGAACAATTGTCGGTACACCTCTTGCCTCCCGAGGTGGTGTGGCGCGATACACTCTTCAGGGCCATACTGCGACCCATCTATGGCATCCGGTATTTCTCTTACGAAGCCGGCAACTTTTACCACAGCTACGGTGGCGCCGAAGCCATCGCCTATATTGGTAAAAACTGGTCGGTGTATGCGAGCCTGCGCGACAACTACCAGAACAAAGAAGTGCTGGCGCTTCCCTCCTACCTCACCCTTGAACCCGGCGGCAATTACAAGATCAATGAGGGTGGTCGTAAAGGCGGCGATTACAGCGAAATGCGCGGCGGCATCACCTACTCCTGGAACTGGGGATCGGTGGGCTTGCTCAAAGACCATATCCAGTGGGGCGACAACAACAATGGCAGCAATATTCTATCGGGTCGCACGCCCTCATTCGCTGTGATCAAGCTAAACATGAACCCGGTGCATTGGCTCGAATTCAATTATTTTCACGGCTGGCTGGTTTCGCAGGTAATTGACAGCGCCAACTCTTTTGTTACCCAGGGTGGGCACTTCCGGGCGAGATACAGAAACAAGTTTATTGCCAGCAATATGTACACGTTCAAGCCTTTTAAGCGCCTGCACTTTTCGGTGGGTAACGCCATCATCTACAGCGATATGAACGCGCACCCGGCATATATGATCCCATTTTTCTTTTTCAAATCATTGGATCACACCATCAACCGTGGCATTGAGAACCAAAACTCCATGATGTTCGTAAACATCAGCTCAAGGCAGATCAAACACCTCCACCTTTACGCATCGGTATTTATTGACGAGTTTTCAAAAACCCGTATTTCCGACCCCGACCGCCACAACTTCATCAGCTATAAAGGAGGCGCTTCATTAACGGGATGGCCACTGAAAAACCTGGCCCTCACGGGAGAATTCACTATAAATTACCCGAATACTTTTGAGCATTATATTGAGACCACCACTTTTGAAACCAATAAGTTCAACCTTGGCCACTACCTGGGAGGCAATTCGCAGGAATTGTTTGGTTCAGTGAGGTATAGTCCTGTAGGAACGCTGCAGCTTACCCTCGATTTCCTCTATGCAATGCATGGCAATGATTATCCGTACGATCACAACCTGCCTTTCCCCGTAGACGAGCATCCGGTGCTGGAAGAAAAATCCTGGGATCGCACAGGCATCACTTTCCGGGCTGAAATGCTGCCTTTGCAAAACACCCGCGTTTTCGCCGAATACACTTACAACAACATCAACGGCTACGACCTCGACGACAACACCGCCCAATATTACCTCAACAAATTCACACCCGCCTACCTCCACGGCAAAACACACGGTCTGGTGCTGGGGTTTGGGATTGGGTTTTAATTGTGGAATCTGCTTATAACCACTAAGGCACTCAGATCACTTAGTAACACTGAGCATATTATGGCAAATATTCAGGGTTCTAAACTTAGTGTCTTCTCAGTGTCCTTAGTGCCTAAGTGGTTACTTATATTCAACCAAAACACCTTGAGCCAGTCGATCTGACTTGTCTTCGAACCATTCTGTATTTACATTCCGCAAATTCAGGTTTTAACACAATGAAAGTCCTCCACATCATACGATCCAAAAGCGAATCTGCCATAGCGCCTTTTATCACAAAACAGGTGCAATCCTTGCAGGAATTGGGTGTTGAAGCAGAAATCTTCCAGGTTCAGGGAAAAGGCGTTCTTTCTTATTTGAAAAACAGCTTACCATTGCGCAGGTTTATACGATCCGGGCAGTTCGACCTCATCCATGCCCATTATTCGCTTTGCGGCCTGACTGCCATTCTTGCTTTTTCAGGCAAACCGATAGTTTTATCATTGATGGGCAGCGATGCATTGGGTGAATTTACAGGACCTCATAAAATCTCTCTGCGAAGCCTGCCGGTTGTCTGGCTTACGCGGATTATCCAGCCTTTTGTAAGCGCCATCATAGTGAAATCGGAAAATATCCGCCAAAAGGTTTACAGAAAAAGCATCACAGAAATTATTCCCAATGGTGTGAACCTGGAGCGCTTCAAACCGGAAAACAAGATGGATGCAAGGAAGGCGCTTGGCCTGCAACCCAATAAAAAATACATTCTCTTCCTTGCGAACCCAACGCATCAGTGGAAAAACTTCGGGCTGGCAGAGCAGGCCGTTCAATTGCTCAATGATGCGGAAACTGAGTTGCTTACCCCCTACCCTGTTGGGTCTGAACTTGTAGCAAAATACATGAATGCAGCCGATGTATTGGTTCACACTTCGTTTATGGAAGGCTCCTCCAACGTGATCAAGGAAGCCATGGCCTGCAACTGTCCCATAGTCGCCACCCATGTCGGCGATGCAGCCTGGGTTATTGGAGAAACGGAGGGTTGTTACATAACCGGATTCAATCCCAGTGAAGTATCTGAAAAGCTCAAACTTGCCCTATCCTTCGCAAGCAACAGCAATAGCACAAACGGCCATAACCAAATCCTCAACCTAAAACTAGACACAACATCCTCCGCAAAAAAAATACTCAACCTTTACAACCAACTAGTCTAATACCCAAGCTCCAAGGCCAAAGTCCCAAATTCAAAATCCAAAGAAGAGTCCACTCCGAAAAGTAAATCTGCCCCTAAATCCCCTAAAGGGGACTTCCACAAATTGCTGATTTTTAACGTTTCCCCTTTAGGGGTCAGGGGTTAGAAACGATAAAAATCAGCAATTTGTGACTTTTCGGAGTGGACTCAAAGAACAAAGCTCAAAATTCAAAGTTGGAAGGAGGCTGTTGGCAAATGGAAAAGCATAATCCGATATTAATTGGCAAACCATCAAGCAGACAGAAAATGCAAATATCCGACATGGCGGAAATCTGAAATCTGAAATCGAAAATTCCATTACTCCACCCCTCCATTACTCCACCACTCCAAACAATCAACCAATTAACTAATCAACCAATTAACCCTCTCCATCGCTCCCGTACTCCAACACACCATCACTCCAATTCTCCCATTCCCAAAATGAACCTCCTCTTCGAGCTCAACCACCCCGCCCACGGCCATTTGTTTAAAAACACAATACGGCAGTTGATTGCAAACGGTCATGATACGACGGTGCTAATTAAGGATATTCCTGTATTGAAAGCAATCCTCGATGATGCTGGCATTAAATATTTGGTATTGGGCAGCAAAGGGAAAAGTATCACTGGAAAGCTTTTAAAACAAGTCGGGTTTGTGTTCCGAACCTATAATCTTCACAGGCAAAAGCGTTTTGATGCAGGCATTGGAATTTCTGTGACGTTGCCATTGTTGAGCCGTATATCGGCTATGCCAGTGATTGTCTGCGATGACGACGACAAAAAAGCCACCCCTTATTTTGCTTCGCTGGCGCATACCAATGCCGCAGCATTGTTGCGTCCCCAGGCGCTCAGTCATGAAGGCAATAGCAAAAACACAATTTATTATGATGGTTACCATGAACTCGCTTATCTGCATCCGGTAGTTTTTACACCCGATGCTTCTGTATTGAAAGAGCAGGGTATTCAGTCAGGCGAAACATTCTTTATCGTCAGGCTGGTTTCATTAAAGGCGCACCACGACAAAGGCATCAAAGGCATTGACAGGGAACAAATGCATACGCTGGCAAAAACTTTAAAGCCTCATGGCCGGATCATCCTTACCCATGAAGCGGGTGGGGAACAGATTCCGGGCACTGAGCCATTGCGGATACATCCGGCACGGCTGCATCATTTAATGGCATATGCAAAAATGATCATCAGCGACGGTCAAACCATGTGTTCAGAGGCAGCATGTTTAGGTGTTCCCTCGGTTCGCATCAACGATTTTGTCGGGCGAATAAGCTACTTACAGGAACAGGAAGAAAAATGGAAACTTACCTATGGGTTCAAACCCACTGCTTTTGATGAGGCAGTGAAAAAAATTGGTTTTATACTCATTGAAAACAACGAGATTTACCAGCATCGCCGCAATATGATGCTGGCATCATTCATCAACGTTTCCGGCTTTTTAACCTGGTTCATCGAAAACTGGCCTTCAAGCTTGCATACCATGAAACAAAACCCTGAGTATCAATTTAATTTCTGGGAAGTTGGCGGTAGCAGTAGGGAGTAGGCAGTAGGCAACAGAGATTTACACCCCCGAAAGTATTGTCTAACCTAAAACTTAGAAAACGGAACGCCGAACGTCAAACATCAAACGGTCTTCACTGTTTTAAGTATCTTTGTAAAAAACCGAAACAATGGAAGCGATAATAATACAAGGTGAATCAAAGTCTAACTCGCGCTTATTGATTGAACTAGCCCGGAAATTAAATTTCAGAGTCAAAAAATTGACTTTAGCCGAAATGGAGGACATAGGCCTGGCCATTTCAATAAATGAAGGACTACAATCAGGTATACTTGACGAAAAAGAAAAAGAGGATTTCCTCCACAATCTCAAACACAGTCCGGATCATGGAGATTCCGAAAAGTTATTTTGAACCACATAGACACATAGCCACATAGAAAACCCATAGATTATATAGCTGATTGCTCAATATTTAAAGGCTATGTGTTCTATGTGACTATGTGTTAAGAAATGCATATCGCACTTTTCGGAGCAGACTCAACCTTGAACCTTCTTTGAACATTGAACCCGGAACCCCGATTGCCAAACGAGATTCACCTCATGCCCAACCAAGGATGCCATCCCTTCCCGTTGGTCAGGGTTTGCATCCTTTGCCCACTGACTTCGAACAAAAACCCTATCCTCCCATGTCACTAAAAATCCTATCCGTGGTCGGCGCACGACCAAATTTTATGAAAATTGCGCCCTTCATCCGTGCCATCAACAACCATAACCAAAACCCAGAACCCCGAACGCCGAACGCCGAACGTCAAACGTCAAACGCAAAACCCGTTACCTCGAACCTTGAACCCGGAACTTTGAACCTCGAACACCTCCTCGTTCATACCGGCCAGCATTACGACGATCGCATGTCAGAACAATTTTTCCGCGAACTCAATATCCCCCAGGCAGATATAAATCTTGGGGTTGGTTCGGGAAGCCATGCCGAGCAGGTTGGACAGACCATGATCGCATTTGAGAAAGTACTCAGGGCCGAAAAACCCGATTGGGTGGTGGTGGTAGGCGATGTAAACGCTACCCTTGCATGCTCGGTAACGGCAAAGAAAGAATGGGTCAAACTTTGCCATATTGAAGCCGGTTTGCGTTCGCACGACATGAAAATGCCCGAGGAAATCAACCGGCTGGTAACCGACCGTTTAGCGGATCTTTTGCTCACTCCCGATGAGCTTTCCTCTGAAAATCTAAGGAAAGAAGGCGTGCCGGAAAGCAAGATCAGATTTGTGGGCAATATCATGATTGATACCCTCGAAGCAAACCGCCTCGTTGCTGCAGATCTGAGCCTCGAAAATATTATCATGCAAAACCTTACCAAAAGCTTTGAACTGAAAACACGCATTCCGGAAAATGAAAAATATGCTGTTTTAACCCTGCACCGTCCTTCAAATGTGGACACGAAAGAAGTGTTGGAACCAATCGTGCGGTTTATACTTGATGAGGTTCTGAGCGACATCACCCTGCTGTGGACTTTACATCCACGCACGTTGAACAAGCTGAAAGATTTCGGCCTGTACGAAATCCTTGCCGCACACCCGAACATTATATTGCTCGAACCGGTTGCCTATCGCGAAATGCTTCGTCTGAACATGGGAGCCCGCATGATGTTAACCGACAGTGGCGGATTGCAGGAAGAATGCACGGTATTGGGAACGCCCTGCCTCACCTTGCGGTGGAATACCGAGCGGCCCGTTACGCTCCGGGAGTATGGCGGGGCAAGCGTGTTGGTCGGAAATAACATTGATCAGATCCGGAATGAATACTATATTGCCTTAAAAAAGTCGCGTTCGCCATACAGACCATCCCTATGGGACGGCAACACTGCAGACAGATGCCTGCAAGCCATTCTTGAGAACCATCTGCGGTAAGCTCATATAAATTCTTCAAGTTCCAGTTTCGAGGTTCCAGATTCCACGCCCGTTGCCCATCAAGGATGCCACCCCTTCCCGTTGGTCAGGGTTTGCATCCTTTGCCCCACCTAGCTCACATGAAGCCCCATGCCCCAAGCACAAAATTCAAAATCCAAAACCCAAAATCCAAATAGCTGTCGTATGTGATTTTACAATCTTAAATCTGGAATTTTGAATTAAATAATTGTATTACTCCAGGCTTCGACACTCAGCCACCGGAACCCATTACTCCATCACTCCATAACTCCATTACTCCATCACCCCACTAATTGACCAATTAACAAGTTAACAAGTTAACAAATCAACCAATTAACCACTCAACACAGCATCACCGTTTCACTGCATCACAAAAAAAACTGACCCTATGTAATTTAAATTTTTTCAAACTTTTCTATTGTGGTAAGGAACGCCCATTTTTGCTGTTGACTGGAAAAACCCTATTTTCGCAGCAAAATCCCCTTTATGTTCCAGTCCGAAATTCTAAGGAACCCTACCAATGCCAGCCCGGAGCTCCGGGATTTTTTTTATCACCACCCTCCCTCCTTCTTCCAAAGCCTCCACTTTCTTGAACTACTGAACGGAACTCATGGTTTCCGGCCTTTTATGCTTATCATAAAGCAGGATCGCAGGATTCTGGCTACACTCTGCGGCACAAATATCCGTGAAGGTAGCGGGCTGAAAGCATGGGCTTCGGAGCGTACGGTTATTTACGGACATCCGGTTATAGGATCAGGATCAGATCCTGCTTTGATGCTTGGTGTTCTACTTGAAGAGCTTAATCATGTGAGCCAGGGTTCTCTGTTCACCCAATTTCGTAATGATACAGCTCAATCGGTAAATGACCCGGCTTTCAGGAACGCAGGCTTCCACTGGCGTGATCGTCTGAACCTTATCAAACCCATTCATAATCTTGAAGAAGCCTGGGCAACGCTGAGCGCATCGCGCAAAAGACAGATAAACAGCAGCCGCAAGCACGGAATCGAAGTGATTAGCAATCCCAGCCATGAACAAATGCTTGAATTTTACAATCAATTGCTTGAATTATACCGATACAAGGTCAGAAAACCTTTGCCCTCAAGTGAATTTTTTGAGCGCTTTTATTCGCTAAGCACTAATGGAAGCTTTCATGGAAAGATCATTCTCTGTGCTTTTAAAGGGAAAATAGTGAGCGGGATTGTTTGCCCTTATACACCAGGAGCATCCATGTATGAATGGTATGTTTGCGGATTGGATGAGGAATACCGCAGCCATAAAATTTTTCCCAGTGTTATGGCCACCTGGGCAGCCATAGAGGCGGGCAACCAACTGGGATGCAAGTCCTTTGATTTTATGGGGCTGGGCATACCTTCGCGGCCTTATGGAGTGAGGGAATTTAAATCACGATTTGGTGGCGAGTGGGTGAACCATGGACGTTGGAGCCGTGTTAATAATTCCGTGTTTTACACAATCGCCGAAATAGGGTACAACATGATGAGAATACTCAGGAATGTTTAAGAAATTAGGTTTAGGGGCAAAACAACTTTTCAGAATGGAATCAATATTTAATGCAAAAAGAATTTATATACCTTTGCTAATCCTGCAATCAACCACTGCTTACTAATCCTGCTAATGAAGCGTTTTCTTCTTCACCTGATCGCTGATATGGTAATTGTTGCCCTGGCATTTATCATTGTAGGCAAGTTCTATCAGGGTCCCATTGATACTGTGATTGATAAGTACCAAACGCCCTTTATCGTTTTCCTCACCATTTTTCTGATCATCTCCTTCTGGCTCAATAAATATGAGCATATCCAGAGCATGGGTTATGTAGCCATGCTTAACCTTTACGCGAAAGCATTGTTCTACACGGCGGGCATCACTGTGCTGGCCATGTACCTTTTACAGCTCACTTACTTTTCGCGCTTTATCATCCTGGGAACAATGCTGGGAATTTTTGTAATGGAATTTTTATGGGTATCGCTGTTTCAGGCAGTGCGTATGGCGGTGTTGATCCCCGAGAGACAAGACCTGGAACATGAGCGCGCTATTCGGCAATCGCTGATGAATGAGCAGGTGAGTGAGATAAGACCGAGTATTGATGTACGTGAACGCAAATACCGTGAAACCATTCTTGAAGAATCAGGGCGTGAAGTGCTGATGTTTCTTGAAGAGCGCATTGATATTGACTCACCGCTTACCCAAATCATAGCCACCACCACCAGGTTCAATATTATGAACCTGCCCAACAATTATTTTGAAACCATTGTGAACCTCAAGCGCATCAACGATGTGCAATATATTAACAAGTTGCTTGAGGCCATTAATGTGAAGCTGAAATACGGCGGTGTGTATATTGGAGCTGTTGAAACGCTTTGTCTCCGTAAAGCCCGGATTATGAAATCCTATCCACCTTTGCTCAACTGGATGGCGTATGCTATGGATTTCCTGGTGAACAGGGTCGTTCCCAAATTCCCTGTTTCAAAGAAACTCTACTTTATGTTCACTACCGGCAGGAACAGGGTATTGTCGCAGGCTGAAATTTTTGGACGTCTTTATTCCTGCGGATTCGAACTTGAAAAATATGAAATCTTTGAAAACCTGATGTGGTTTAGGGTAAAGAGAGTGGCCGCGCCGGTTTTTGATTATCAGCCCACCTATGGGCCTTTGATCCGCTTAAAGCGAACCGGAAAAGGAGGAAAGATAATCAATGTGTATAAAATGCGAACCATGCACGCCTACAGCGAATATTTGCAGGAATATGTGTACAAGCAAAGCAATCTGCAGGAAGGCGGCAAGTTCAACAATGATTTCCGTGTAACCCGTTGGGGAAGTTTCCTGCGTTCGCTCTGGCTCGATGAATTGCCCATGCTGATCAATCTGTTCAATGGTGACTTGAAACTTGTTGGTGTAAGACCCCTTAGCAAACAATATTTCTCACTTTACACCCCGGAACTTCAGGAAAAGAGGAACAGGACTAAACCCGGGCTTGTACCTCCCTATTACGCCCAACATCCAACCCCAAAAACCCTTGAAGAAGTAATGGCCAACGAAGATCAATACCTCGAAGACTATTTTAGAAGCCCTTTCAAGACAGATTTTACATACTTCTGGAGGGCATTTTACAACATCGTTTTCAGGCACGCACGCAGCAAATAAGGCATAAATCCCGTATCATCATATCTTACAATTTCAGAAATCACAGTACTGCCTGCCATCGTAATCTGAAAAACAAGTATCTTCGTCGTCAGTTTAATTTATTTAAAAAATTATCCATGCAGCATCTAAAACTCCCGCTTATAGCATTGTTATTCGTCCTGGTTTTAACCACCCGGGGCTTTGCACAGGTTATTACAACCGATCCGCCTTTTCCCACTGCTGACGCACCTGTTACAATTACCTTTGATGCCACCCAGGGCGGTGGCGGACTTGCAGGTTACACCGGCGATGTTTACACCCACACCGGGCTTATCCTGGAAGGCCAGTCTGCGTGGCAACATGTAATCGGCACCTGGGGTGTCAACAGCACCCAACCTCAAATGACCCGCATTGCACCAAATATTTACACCCTTGAAATCACTCCTTCAATACGCCAGTTCTATGAAGCATCTGCACAGGCAGTGATACAGAAAATGGCTTTTGTGTTCAGGGCTTCGACTGGTTCGCCGCAAACCGAAGATCTTTTTGTTGATGTTTATACTGCCGGACTCAATATCAGTATTGTTTCCCCGCAAAGCGGTGCCATTGTTGAGCTTGATGAAACACTCAATGTCCAGGCCTCGGCAAATGAAGCCGACAGCATGTTTCTTTTCCTGAACGCCAACCTGCTTTCCGCAGTGGAAGGAAATTCTATCAATTATGCATTGCTTGCTGATACTCCGGGAACTCAGTGGATCAGAATTCTTGCAAAACATGATGGCCAGTCGGCCACAGATTCGGTTTCCTTTTTTGTTCGTGGCGCCGTACCGGTAGCTGAACTCCCCACAGGAGTGATCAACGGTATCAATTATATTAACAGCAATTCTGTGACCCTCGTTCTTCACGATCCTCCTGCCCTCAAGCAGTATGTTTTCGTGATAGGTGATTTCAACGACTGGATGGCACACGAGGATTATTACATGAACCGTACTCCCAATGGAACTCACTATTGGCTCACAATCAACAACCTTGAAGCAGGAAAAGAATACATATTCCAGTATTACATTGACAGTGATCTTCGTCTTGCCGATCCTTACAGCCACAAAATTGTGGACCCATGGAATGATCATTGGATTCCCGATGCCAATTATCCAAACCTGATCGAATATCCCGATAACAAAACATCCGGCGTCGCATCAGTTTTACAAACTGCGCAAACACCTTTTACATGGGAAGCGACTGATTTTGTAGCGCCCGCCGCTGAAGACCTGGTTATATATGAGCTCCTCATCCGCGATTTCATTGCCACCCGCGATATCAAAACACTTACTGATACCCTCGATTACCTCGAACGTCTCGGTGTGAACGCCATCGAACTTATGCCCATCAATGAATTTGAAGGCAATGATTCATGGGGTTACAACCCTGCCTTTTATTTTGCCACCGACAAGGCGTATGGCCGGAAGCAGGATTATAAAGCATTTATTGATGAATGCCACAAACGTGGAATAGCAGTTCTGATAGATATGGTTCTGAACCATTCGTTTGGACTGTCGCCATTGGTTCAGATGTATTTTGACCCATCAGCGGGGCAATGGGGGCAACCTTCCGCTGCAAATCCCTGGTACAACCAGGTTTGCCCTCACGAACCCTGGTGCTGGGGTTATGATTTCGATCATTTGAGCCTTCACACCCAGGAATTTGTTGATCGTGTTAATGAATATTGGCTCACAGAATTTAAGGTAGATGGATTCCGTTTTGATTTTACCAAGGGCTTTACAAACCAGCAAACGGGC is a window of Bacteroidales bacterium DNA encoding:
- a CDS encoding glycosyltransferase; the protein is MKVLHIIRSKSESAIAPFITKQVQSLQELGVEAEIFQVQGKGVLSYLKNSLPLRRFIRSGQFDLIHAHYSLCGLTAILAFSGKPIVLSLMGSDALGEFTGPHKISLRSLPVVWLTRIIQPFVSAIIVKSENIRQKVYRKSITEIIPNGVNLERFKPENKMDARKALGLQPNKKYILFLANPTHQWKNFGLAEQAVQLLNDAETELLTPYPVGSELVAKYMNAADVLVHTSFMEGSSNVIKEAMACNCPIVATHVGDAAWVIGETEGCYITGFNPSEVSEKLKLALSFASNSNSTNGHNQILNLKLDTTSSAKKILNLYNQLV
- a CDS encoding DUF354 domain-containing protein, producing MNLLFELNHPAHGHLFKNTIRQLIANGHDTTVLIKDIPVLKAILDDAGIKYLVLGSKGKSITGKLLKQVGFVFRTYNLHRQKRFDAGIGISVTLPLLSRISAMPVIVCDDDDKKATPYFASLAHTNAAALLRPQALSHEGNSKNTIYYDGYHELAYLHPVVFTPDASVLKEQGIQSGETFFIVRLVSLKAHHDKGIKGIDREQMHTLAKTLKPHGRIILTHEAGGEQIPGTEPLRIHPARLHHLMAYAKMIISDGQTMCSEAACLGVPSVRINDFVGRISYLQEQEEKWKLTYGFKPTAFDEAVKKIGFILIENNEIYQHRRNMMLASFINVSGFLTWFIENWPSSLHTMKQNPEYQFNFWEVGGSSRE
- the wecB gene encoding UDP-N-acetylglucosamine 2-epimerase (non-hydrolyzing), producing MSLKILSVVGARPNFMKIAPFIRAINNHNQNPEPRTPNAERQTSNAKPVTSNLEPGTLNLEHLLVHTGQHYDDRMSEQFFRELNIPQADINLGVGSGSHAEQVGQTMIAFEKVLRAEKPDWVVVVGDVNATLACSVTAKKEWVKLCHIEAGLRSHDMKMPEEINRLVTDRLADLLLTPDELSSENLRKEGVPESKIRFVGNIMIDTLEANRLVAADLSLENIIMQNLTKSFELKTRIPENEKYAVLTLHRPSNVDTKEVLEPIVRFILDEVLSDITLLWTLHPRTLNKLKDFGLYEILAAHPNIILLEPVAYREMLRLNMGARMMLTDSGGLQEECTVLGTPCLTLRWNTERPVTLREYGGASVLVGNNIDQIRNEYYIALKKSRSPYRPSLWDGNTADRCLQAILENHLR
- a CDS encoding GNAT family N-acetyltransferase, producing MFQSEILRNPTNASPELRDFFYHHPPSFFQSLHFLELLNGTHGFRPFMLIIKQDRRILATLCGTNIREGSGLKAWASERTVIYGHPVIGSGSDPALMLGVLLEELNHVSQGSLFTQFRNDTAQSVNDPAFRNAGFHWRDRLNLIKPIHNLEEAWATLSASRKRQINSSRKHGIEVISNPSHEQMLEFYNQLLELYRYKVRKPLPSSEFFERFYSLSTNGSFHGKIILCAFKGKIVSGIVCPYTPGASMYEWYVCGLDEEYRSHKIFPSVMATWAAIEAGNQLGCKSFDFMGLGIPSRPYGVREFKSRFGGEWVNHGRWSRVNNSVFYTIAEIGYNMMRILRNV
- a CDS encoding sugar transferase, with translation MKRFLLHLIADMVIVALAFIIVGKFYQGPIDTVIDKYQTPFIVFLTIFLIISFWLNKYEHIQSMGYVAMLNLYAKALFYTAGITVLAMYLLQLTYFSRFIILGTMLGIFVMEFLWVSLFQAVRMAVLIPERQDLEHERAIRQSLMNEQVSEIRPSIDVRERKYRETILEESGREVLMFLEERIDIDSPLTQIIATTTRFNIMNLPNNYFETIVNLKRINDVQYINKLLEAINVKLKYGGVYIGAVETLCLRKARIMKSYPPLLNWMAYAMDFLVNRVVPKFPVSKKLYFMFTTGRNRVLSQAEIFGRLYSCGFELEKYEIFENLMWFRVKRVAAPVFDYQPTYGPLIRLKRTGKGGKIINVYKMRTMHAYSEYLQEYVYKQSNLQEGGKFNNDFRVTRWGSFLRSLWLDELPMLINLFNGDLKLVGVRPLSKQYFSLYTPELQEKRNRTKPGLVPPYYAQHPTPKTLEEVMANEDQYLEDYFRSPFKTDFTYFWRAFYNIVFRHARSK
- a CDS encoding T9SS type A sorting domain-containing protein, encoding MQHLKLPLIALLFVLVLTTRGFAQVITTDPPFPTADAPVTITFDATQGGGGLAGYTGDVYTHTGLILEGQSAWQHVIGTWGVNSTQPQMTRIAPNIYTLEITPSIRQFYEASAQAVIQKMAFVFRASTGSPQTEDLFVDVYTAGLNISIVSPQSGAIVELDETLNVQASANEADSMFLFLNANLLSAVEGNSINYALLADTPGTQWIRILAKHDGQSATDSVSFFVRGAVPVAELPTGVINGINYINSNSVTLVLHDPPALKQYVFVIGDFNDWMAHEDYYMNRTPNGTHYWLTINNLEAGKEYIFQYYIDSDLRLADPYSHKIVDPWNDHWIPDANYPNLIEYPDNKTSGVASVLQTAQTPFTWEATDFVAPAAEDLVIYELLIRDFIATRDIKTLTDTLDYLERLGVNAIELMPINEFEGNDSWGYNPAFYFATDKAYGRKQDYKAFIDECHKRGIAVLIDMVLNHSFGLSPLVQMYFDPSAGQWGQPSAANPWYNQVCPHEPWCWGYDFDHLSLHTQEFVDRVNEYWLTEFKVDGFRFDFTKGFTNQQTGNQGSNYDAARVGILKRMADQIWNVNPNAYVILEHFADNTEEKALAEYGMLIWGNMNYTYNESTMGWLTNSNFSGISYKTRGWGVPHLIGYMESHDEERLMYKNITYGNSANPMHDVKDTTIALQRQKTAAALFFSIPGPKMIWQFGELGYDYSINHCPDGTINDNCRTSAKPIRWDYTEEGYRDGVFTTYAQLIRLKKHYDVFRSTDFSTSLSGAIKFVKLNHASMNALVIGNFDVQAGNATPQFQHTGWWYEYFSGDSLNVTDVNMSLQLQPSEYRLYTSVNVVGIDELNPAGTGSGNLTISPNPAESHVNIGFTLLENYQVVLELYSLQGKKVATVHEGELKRGGHTISYELPAHLSSGLYVVRMLKGNQVISQKFIIP